From the genome of Alicyclobacillus sp. SO9:
GATGGCCGCTCTTATACGGCTTAGCCTGGTCTCTCTTCTACGCGGTGATTGGCACAATATTCATCGGTATTTGGGCGCACTACAGTAATTTGTATCCCAGCACTGTTATCGTCAGCATATATGTTGTTCACGGCATAGCAATTTTCATCGGGAGTTTAACCGCCAGTCGTCACAGCGGCGTTCGAGGGTGGTTCTACGGCGGTATAACAGCGCTCATGTACTGCGCGGTCATGGTTGTAATTGGATTCGTTGTTTACAATACATTTATGCTGGACGCGCCCGGCTTGCTTAGAATCTGCATTCTGACTTTAGTCGGGGCGTTCAGCGGTATGATTGGAGTCAACACGTCTCACAACTAATCACGAACCATTAACGGGATCCCTGCAGAAAAGTGACCCGCCCGATTCTGCAGGGAAGTTCTCGTCGTTTAGTTTCGGTGCGTGGAACCCTTATCCTCATGTTCCCGTTCATGAGATTCTTCGGTGTGTTCTTCCTCACCGGCATCTTCTTCTGAACTGTCGTCGGTGGTCTCTTCATCGTCCATCTCTGTACCTTCCGGCAGTTCGTCTACTTCGTCCTCATCCTCATCATACTCTTCCTCGACACTGTCCACAGACTCCAATACTCGAACAATGGACCTTCTATCCATTTTCATTTCCACATCTTCGGCAACTTCAATCATCACCGCATCATCCATCATGGCTGTCACTTCACCGTGAATGCCGCCTGCCGTTACAATCTTGGAGCCGAGGCTCAGATTGTTCATGAGTTCCTGACGCTTCTTTCTCTGCCTGCTCTGTGGCATCATAATGAGAAAATAGAATGCCGCAATCAA
Proteins encoded in this window:
- the yajC gene encoding preprotein translocase subunit YajC, whose protein sequence is MQTNLIFIIVLIAAFYFLIMMPQSRQRKKRQELMNNLSLGSKIVTAGGIHGEVTAMMDDAVMIEVAEDVEMKMDRRSIVRVLESVDSVEEEYDEDEDEVDELPEGTEMDDEETTDDSSEEDAGEEEHTEESHEREHEDKGSTHRN
- a CDS encoding TIGR04086 family membrane protein — encoded protein: MNQASREPAAIMNTIRRWPLLYGLAWSLFYAVIGTIFIGIWAHYSNLYPSTVIVSIYVVHGIAIFIGSLTASRHSGVRGWFYGGITALMYCAVMVVIGFVVYNTFMLDAPGLLRICILTLVGAFSGMIGVNTSHN